In Cyanobium sp. AMD-g, one genomic interval encodes:
- a CDS encoding DUF3110 domain-containing protein: MTASGSPHKPVHVLLFDPGSDQEGIHSLELGGRTVVLLFEDPDDAERYAGLLEAQDFPVPCVEALDREELENFCAEAGYEARFVPAGFLPNSEEERLLIAPPERNMDVTTWKEEQSAAQRSGAEDSGGPGSDPELEAFRRRLEGLL, encoded by the coding sequence GTGACTGCCAGCGGTTCCCCCCACAAGCCGGTGCATGTCCTGCTGTTCGATCCGGGCAGTGACCAGGAGGGCATCCATTCCCTCGAACTCGGGGGCCGCACGGTGGTGCTGCTGTTCGAGGACCCTGACGATGCCGAGCGCTATGCCGGCCTTCTGGAAGCTCAGGATTTTCCGGTGCCCTGCGTTGAGGCCCTGGATCGGGAGGAACTCGAGAACTTCTGTGCCGAAGCTGGTTACGAAGCCCGCTTCGTTCCGGCCGGTTTCCTGCCCAACAGTGAAGAGGAGCGGCTGCTGATCGCGCCGCCCGAGCGCAACATGGATGTCACCACCTGGAAGGAAGAGCAGTCAGCGGCGCAACGATCCGGCGCTGAGGACTCCGGCGGCCCCGGCAGTGATCCGGAGCTGGAGGCCTTCCGTCGCCGCCTTGAAGGGTTGCTGTGA
- the murQ gene encoding N-acetylmuramic acid 6-phosphate etherase codes for MSASGGDRGHLLTERPNPASEDLDRLPTASLVALFCANDLLPQQAVAAAAPALTAAIDAIASRLANGGRLFYLGAGTSGRLGVLDAAECPPTFCSPPELVQGVLAGGAAALLRSSEGLEDLREAGRDDLIQRGFGPADALVGIAAGGTTPYVLGGLAHAQGIGALTIAMACVPAEQVPMPCDIDIRLLTGPELLTGSTRLKAGTATKMALNILSTGVMVRLGKVFGNRMVDVAVTNSKLEDRALRILRDLAGVQRDAGLRLLQQTGGSVRLALLMAASGLEVEAARAALDRHGPGLRECLDRLGVSLVPSSRPPVP; via the coding sequence GTGAGCGCGTCCGGCGGCGACAGGGGCCACCTGCTCACCGAGCGGCCCAACCCTGCCAGCGAAGACCTCGACAGGCTGCCGACGGCGTCCCTGGTGGCCTTGTTCTGTGCCAACGATCTCTTGCCCCAGCAGGCGGTGGCGGCCGCCGCGCCCGCCCTGACGGCGGCCATCGATGCCATCGCCTCTCGGCTCGCCAACGGCGGCCGCCTGTTTTATCTGGGGGCCGGCACCTCCGGCCGGCTCGGGGTGCTGGATGCGGCGGAGTGTCCGCCCACCTTCTGCAGCCCCCCCGAGCTGGTGCAGGGGGTGCTGGCGGGTGGTGCGGCGGCCCTGCTGCGCAGCTCCGAAGGGCTCGAGGACCTGCGGGAAGCGGGCCGCGACGACCTGATCCAGCGGGGCTTCGGCCCGGCGGATGCCCTGGTGGGCATCGCCGCCGGTGGCACCACCCCCTATGTGCTGGGGGGGCTGGCCCACGCCCAGGGGATCGGGGCCCTCACCATCGCCATGGCTTGCGTGCCGGCCGAGCAGGTGCCGATGCCCTGTGACATCGACATCCGGCTGCTGACCGGGCCGGAACTGCTGACCGGCTCCACCCGGCTGAAGGCGGGCACGGCCACCAAGATGGCCCTCAACATCCTCTCCACCGGGGTGATGGTCCGCCTGGGCAAGGTCTTCGGCAACCGCATGGTGGATGTGGCGGTCACCAACAGCAAGCTGGAGGACCGTGCCCTGCGCATCCTGCGGGACCTGGCCGGGGTTCAAAGGGACGCGGGTCTGCGCTTGCTCCAGCAGACCGGGGGATCGGTGCGTCTGGCGCTGCTGATGGCGGCCTCAGGGCTGGAGGTCGAGGCGGCGCGGGCGGCCCTGGACCGCCACGGCCCCGGCCTGCGTGAATGCCTTGACCGCCTTGGGGTCAGCCTGGTGCCGTCGTCGAGGCCTCCGGTTCCGTGA
- a CDS encoding DnaJ domain-containing protein produces the protein MSPSTRSDSAATAARDHWEVLGLAAGADAASIKRAFRQQARLWHPDLNGNDPVAEARFKRVNEAYAVLSDPIRRRAWEAGEGQESSGLDADPFASGFPPFEDYLAHLFGQEPRGSRRWEDEPEPDDPPEARSVTTAPPSPPPVMAATDEETLVSLTPEQALSGQRLELELRDGTLVEVWTPPLAGDGWRLRLAGVAAGGADHFLQLRVRTEEGLRIDGLRVLYQLDLHPADAALGCQAVVPTLEGPVRLRVPPGSSSGRQLRLRQRGQSQGEQRGDQLVEVRIVVPAKPTEAEEALFRRLRELDLEQNSANDA, from the coding sequence GTGAGCCCATCCACCCGCTCCGATTCGGCGGCGACGGCCGCCCGCGACCACTGGGAGGTGCTCGGTCTGGCTGCAGGCGCCGACGCGGCGAGCATCAAACGGGCCTTCCGCCAGCAGGCCCGCCTCTGGCATCCCGACCTCAATGGCAACGATCCGGTGGCGGAAGCCCGCTTCAAGCGGGTCAACGAGGCCTATGCGGTGCTCTCCGATCCGATCCGGCGCCGCGCCTGGGAGGCCGGTGAGGGGCAGGAGAGCTCCGGCCTCGACGCCGATCCCTTCGCCAGCGGCTTTCCCCCCTTTGAGGACTACCTGGCGCACCTCTTCGGCCAGGAGCCCCGCGGCTCGCGGCGCTGGGAGGATGAACCCGAGCCGGACGATCCGCCTGAGGCCCGCAGCGTCACCACCGCACCGCCATCGCCGCCACCGGTGATGGCCGCCACGGACGAGGAAACCCTGGTGAGCCTCACCCCGGAGCAGGCGCTCAGCGGCCAGCGGCTGGAACTGGAGTTGCGGGATGGCACCTTGGTGGAGGTCTGGACGCCCCCCCTGGCGGGGGATGGCTGGCGCCTGCGGCTGGCCGGCGTGGCGGCCGGCGGCGCCGATCACTTCCTGCAGCTGCGGGTGCGGACCGAAGAGGGACTGCGCATCGATGGCCTGCGGGTGCTTTACCAGCTCGATCTCCACCCGGCCGACGCGGCCCTTGGCTGCCAGGCGGTGGTGCCCACCCTCGAGGGGCCCGTGCGGCTGCGGGTGCCTCCCGGTTCCTCCAGCGGCCGGCAGCTGCGCCTGAGGCAGCGGGGCCAGAGCCAGGGGGAGCAGCGGGGCGACCAGCTGGTGGAGGTGAGGATCGTTGTCCCTGCCAAGCCCACGGAAGCGGAGGAGGCCCTGTTCCGGCGCCTGCGGGAGCTCGACCTGGAACAGAACAGCGCCAACGACGCCTGA
- the mtnP gene encoding S-methyl-5'-thioadenosine phosphorylase: MASTEPSTPSPQASGLSTSDLSRARLGVLGGSGLYAMEGLEDVRELTVDTPYGAPSDSLRIGRIGDLEVVFLARHGRHHSFTPSEVPYRANLWALRSLGVRWILSVSAVGSLQENVRPLDMVVPDQFIDRTMQRPLTFFGEGLVAHVGNADPYCAVLSRVLGDVGDSLMPEGRQLHRGGTYLCMEGPAFSTRAESELYRSWGCTVIGMTNHTEARLAREAEMAYATLAMVTDYDCWHAMHDAVTVELVIDNLRANAALAQQIVRLAAERVQALRPPSQAHQALKDALMTPAAQVPPTTRRRTELFTAPYWGPFTEPEASTTAPG, translated from the coding sequence ATGGCCAGCACCGAGCCGTCCACCCCATCGCCCCAGGCCAGCGGTCTGTCGACGTCCGATCTTTCCCGGGCCCGCCTCGGGGTCCTCGGTGGCAGCGGCCTGTACGCGATGGAGGGCCTGGAGGACGTGCGCGAACTGACGGTCGACACCCCCTACGGGGCCCCCTCCGACAGCCTGCGGATCGGCCGGATCGGCGATCTCGAGGTGGTGTTCCTGGCCCGGCACGGCCGTCACCACAGCTTCACCCCCAGCGAGGTGCCCTACCGGGCCAACCTCTGGGCCCTGCGCTCCCTCGGCGTGCGCTGGATCCTGTCGGTGTCGGCCGTGGGCTCCCTCCAGGAGAACGTGCGGCCCCTCGACATGGTGGTGCCCGATCAGTTCATTGATCGCACCATGCAGCGGCCGCTCACCTTCTTCGGTGAGGGGCTGGTGGCCCACGTGGGCAACGCGGACCCTTACTGCGCCGTGCTCTCCCGGGTGCTCGGCGACGTGGGCGACAGCCTGATGCCGGAGGGGCGCCAACTGCACCGCGGCGGCACCTACCTCTGCATGGAAGGGCCGGCCTTCTCCACCCGGGCCGAGTCCGAGCTCTACCGCTCCTGGGGCTGCACAGTGATCGGCATGACCAACCACACCGAGGCACGGCTGGCCCGCGAGGCGGAGATGGCCTACGCCACCCTGGCGATGGTCACCGACTACGACTGCTGGCACGCGATGCATGACGCGGTCACCGTCGAGCTGGTGATCGACAACCTGCGCGCCAACGCGGCCCTGGCCCAGCAGATCGTGCGGCTGGCCGCCGAGCGGGTGCAGGCCCTGCGGCCCCCCAGCCAGGCCCACCAAGCCCTCAAGGACGCCCTGATGACCCCGGCCGCCCAGGTGCCGCCGACCACCCGCCGCCGCACCGAGCTGTTCACCGCCCCCTACTGGGGACCGTTCACGGAACCGGAGGCCTCGACGACGGCACCAGGCTGA